The sequence CAGATAACAACAGAATAAATATTCCAATAATACTGTAATTTATTTTCTCTCTTTTTTGTATTTGTTGCATTTATTTTCAAAATTTTTATAATGCAGGTTAAAATGCAAGAGGCAAAGATATTTTCTTTTTATCAAACATACAATTACAAAAATATTAGGGTGTACGACAAATTTGTTAAGCAACCATTTTATTGTTAAAATAAGGCAATAAGTGACTTTCCCAACTATCACTTTTTTTCACAACTCTTAAATTTGCAATTTGCTGTGCACCTTCTATTGTCCATCTTTGACTGATAATTTTCAGTCTTTTCTGAATAATATCCCTGTGAGCAGCTTCAATTGCTCCTGAACCTATCAGAAAGCCTTGTTTGCTGGAATGCCCGTATCTTATTCTTGATTTGTTAACTTCCAAATAATTGATAAGTTTTTCTAATTCTTTTTCTTTCTTTTTTACATTTGTTTTTAATTCAAAATTAATTATTTGACATTACAAACCCAAATTTGTTAATTTGTCGTACACCCCTTTTAATTGCAAACTTAAAAACAGAATAAAATATCATTATTCTTGATCTATATGTTCAGATTCAGCTTGGATAATTTCGTTCGAAGAACTTTTACTTATGAAAGCAATTAATTCACAATTTTCAATAACCCATTCAGGGTCTGCAGTAAATGTAAATGTTTTTTCAATAATATCACCGAATGATCCCGTTGAAGCAAAATTTTCTCCGAATGCACCGTTTATACCTTTTCTTAAAACATGTCTGTGCACATAATCTTCAATTGTTGCAGAACCATCTTTTTGAGGGCTTATAATACTGTCTTCGGTAACATACAAACCGAGATTTATATTATAATCAATTTTTGAAAGAAATTCAGCAGAGATTGTTGCTGTAACTTTATGTGTGCTTTCATTATAGGAACTTTCTATTACAATGTTTACCTCAGGATTTAGATTATATAATAAGTCTACGGCAGCAGCCCAATTGTTTCTTCCAATAACAATACTTCCGTCATATTCGGAACGATTAATTAATCCGTTAGGTAATCCTTGGTTTGCTACTTTGAAGAAATTATCTAATTGATCTCCGGTTTCTGTTGTGTAATCTGCAGGGAAGTCTTCATCAGGTTCTGCAAAATAACCAACATGAATACCAATAGGTATAATATGGTCGCAATAAGTTCCGGAAAGTTCTTCAATTATTCTTGCAGCATCCGGACAGTTAGGGCATTTATGGCCGGTATAATCTTCAATTAGAATTTTGCGAATAGGTATAGGACCGTTTTCATCTCCGCATGTTTTTCCGTCTGTGTCTTTTAAAGGATTATCAATTGTATCGCAAGAAAATAGAATAACTAATAATAAAACGGATAATATTTTGATTGGTTTCATTTTTTAAATTTTAAAACGTTTAGGAAATTAGAAAGAACTTGTTAAAGTAAAATTAAACCCACTTGCTGCAGGAACATTTCTGCAAACTCCGCCGACACAAACAATTCCTTCTCTTTGTCTTCCGTAACCGATTTGAATTCGGTTTGCTCCTTTTGTGTAACCTGCAGAAAAATTATAATAATGTGCACTGTTATGATGACTGTTTCCTGTATTATATTGATCAGATGCGGCTATAAACCAATGAGGTGAAAAAGTATATTCAATCATTCCCATATACCAATCTCCGTAATCATTAATTTCTCCTGCATCATTCTCATTAACGGATAAAATTTGACCTTCAAATCTTACAGCATGTTTTGAAGAAAGTTTGTATGTAAAATCAAGAACTCCAATATCAGCATGAAGTGTACTGTCTTTTCCTTGAATAATATATTTATTATAATCTTCATACATATAAATTATTGAAAATTTGAATTTTTTATGAATCTTTTTGTGCAATTCGATATTAAAATCTCTGAAATATAATTCATCCCCAATTGCAAACAGATCAGTTGTATAACCGTCTAAATTTGCAAATTCATCATTCGGGTCAAATGTTATTTTTTCAGTTTTTATTGAATTTATTTGAGAATAATTTATGTTAACAGTAGTACCGTATTTTCCGCCGAGAGAAGTTTTTCTTTTAAAAGTATAGAAAAACTCTGCATTAAAACCTATTTGTCCGTTCGGCTGTGTAGCAAAAGGATACATTGCCGGAAAAGCATAAGTATGTGTTTTTGCAATTGCAGGTAAATAATTAATATTAAGATCATTAACGGCAGCGTTTCGGTCAGATC comes from Bacteroidales bacterium and encodes:
- a CDS encoding Omp28 family outer membrane lipoprotein, which codes for MKPIKILSVLLLVILFSCDTIDNPLKDTDGKTCGDENGPIPIRKILIEDYTGHKCPNCPDAARIIEELSGTYCDHIIPIGIHVGYFAEPDEDFPADYTTETGDQLDNFFKVANQGLPNGLINRSEYDGSIVIGRNNWAAAVDLLYNLNPEVNIVIESSYNESTHKVTATISAEFLSKIDYNINLGLYVTEDSIISPQKDGSATIEDYVHRHVLRKGINGAFGENFASTGSFGDIIEKTFTFTADPEWVIENCELIAFISKSSSNEIIQAESEHIDQE